In Trichocoleus sp., the genomic window GGTCAATAAACTGCCGACCACAGTTGACGCAGATGTGATTTTGTTTACCCTTCTTGATCCCGTTCTTACGGATGTGGGTAGATTTACATTCCGGACACTCCATTGCCAAAACCTCAATTCATACCTACATTATGCAACGCCGAGGGATGCATTGTTGACGATCGACCCCTGGCATCGCCCCCTCCATTCCCCAAAATTGGCAGGGCTGATTTATTTTGAGGGATAAGATCGGTAAGATCTCGTTTGTGGATGATGACGTTCCGAGTGCGAGGCAGGTGGTGTTATCTGTACAGTGCAATCGATAAGGATGGCAATTTGGTCGATGTGAGATTAAGTGAGAAGCGAGACATGGAAGCAGCCAAAGCCTTCTTTGCTCAAACACATGAGGTAGCGGAACAATCACCACA contains:
- a CDS encoding IS1 family transposase; the encoded protein is MECPECKSTHIRKNGIKKGKQNHICVNCGRQFID